GGACGCCTGCCTGGGTAATCGCCAATCTCTCGCTCATCCCGGAGGAAGAGATCGGGATGACGGTGATCAAGGGCTCGATCGTCGACATTTCGGGCCGCAAGGCCGCCGAGGAAGCCCTGCGGCGCAGCGAGGAGCGGTTCCGGATCGTGTCCCGCGCCACCAACGACGCCGTTTGGGACTGGGACCTCGTCGCCGGTTCGCTCTGGTGGAGCGACGGGTTTCGGATCCTCTTCGGATACCACGAGGCGGAGACGCCGCCGGGGATCGAGTCCTGGACCGACCACATCCACCCGGAGGACCGGCACCGGGTGGAATCGGGGGTCTATTCCCTGATCGAGAGCGGGAGGCAATCCTGGTCCGACGAGTACCGCTTCCGGCGGTCGGACGGGACGTACGCGCGGGTGTTCGACCGCGGCTACGTGATCCACGACCCTTCCGGAAAGCCGGTCCGCATGATCGGCTCGATGATCGACGTCACCGAGCGAGACCGCGCGACGAAGCTCCAGGCGGCGCTGTATCGCATCGCCGACCTCACGACGTCCGCCGAGGACCTCGATTCGTTCTACGCCGAGACGCACCGCATCGTCGAAGGATTGATGTATGCGCGCA
This Thermoanaerobaculia bacterium DNA region includes the following protein-coding sequences:
- a CDS encoding PAS domain-containing protein, which produces MPDTSDSDQRHRKALSALKSAEARTRHFFEKSLAGIYTCTLECDFLECNEAFARILGYDSPADVIATNGRELYFSREEHDTLLAELRDRTTLTNREVRLRRRDGTPAWVIANLSLIPEEEIGMTVIKGSIVDISGRKAAEEALRRSEERFRIVSRATNDAVWDWDLVAGSLWWSDGFRILFGYHEAETPPGIESWTDHIHPEDRHRVESGVYSLIESGRQSWSDEYRFRRSDGTYARVFDRGYVIHDPSGKPVRMIGSMIDVTERDRATKLQAALYRIADLTTSAEDLDSFYAETHRIVEGLMYARNFFIALSDEAAGEIRFPYFVDEFDPPPEPRKAGAGLT